Proteins encoded together in one Pontiella desulfatans window:
- a CDS encoding right-handed parallel beta-helix repeat-containing protein: MKLLMLMMTAALLAGCHSMTGSGTKDLKLADYGAVGDGKTDDIAALVKALDALEDAGPGATLHFEAGKVYKLGVREDSVYQIDLNELTDVSVDGHGSMILVDPKQAYIRIRLCEGVTVKNLLLENDPLSYTQGKIIAVNPDEGWFDIKLMEGYCDFPTDEELATVRPFWPWGSVLDPQERRIRPGMVPHVFTERFEKTGDRTVRLFATPIFHKHLAEYRVGDVYFQPLYWNSVERLEGLGLTVSYDASANVKVSQSADCKIENVTLYSGRSAMTSRVEFNTGRITFDGFQVRHRPGFEDRVVTNWRDGFHCKDNRVGPLIENCYFEGMLDDSINIASDFIVAAEVLAENKFRFINWREEVTWNGDNCAVREGDRFMVYFRPTAEVKGPYTVVKMDEEHPEIITLDRPLEGIENLVTGRTRSEVGKATQFFNLDVVNRGFIVRNNTFDKQRRHPMLARGYDGLIEGNTFRNLSYSAIEIHNSGVEGPFSQDITIRNNDFSNIHGNIIELETKTSIEPMPLMKNIVLEGNTFVSKVESPIHIRNVENVTLLNNTFKNEAGEPLKNPVSAHHVKDLRID, translated from the coding sequence GTGAAGCTTTTAATGTTAATGATGACTGCAGCGCTGTTGGCCGGTTGCCATTCAATGACCGGCAGCGGAACGAAGGATTTGAAACTTGCCGATTACGGCGCGGTAGGTGACGGTAAAACCGACGACATTGCCGCGCTGGTGAAGGCCCTGGATGCGCTGGAGGATGCCGGGCCGGGGGCGACGCTGCACTTTGAAGCGGGCAAGGTCTATAAACTGGGCGTGCGTGAGGACAGCGTTTATCAGATCGATCTGAATGAATTAACCGATGTATCGGTCGATGGCCATGGTTCGATGATCCTGGTGGATCCGAAGCAGGCCTATATTCGTATCCGCCTTTGCGAAGGGGTGACGGTGAAAAATCTCCTCCTGGAAAATGACCCGCTCTCCTATACGCAGGGAAAAATTATTGCCGTCAATCCCGACGAGGGTTGGTTTGATATCAAGCTGATGGAGGGTTACTGCGACTTTCCGACGGACGAAGAGCTGGCCACCGTGCGCCCGTTCTGGCCGTGGGGTTCGGTGCTCGATCCGCAGGAACGCCGCATCCGGCCGGGCATGGTGCCTCATGTGTTTACAGAGCGTTTTGAAAAGACGGGCGACCGCACCGTACGTCTTTTCGCAACACCGATCTTTCACAAGCACTTGGCCGAGTACCGAGTCGGGGATGTTTATTTCCAGCCGCTCTACTGGAACTCCGTTGAGCGCCTGGAAGGCCTGGGCTTGACGGTCTCCTATGATGCCTCCGCCAACGTGAAGGTCAGCCAGAGCGCCGACTGCAAAATTGAAAACGTGACTCTCTACAGCGGGCGCAGCGCCATGACGAGCCGGGTGGAGTTTAATACGGGCCGGATTACCTTTGATGGTTTCCAGGTGCGTCATCGGCCTGGATTCGAGGATCGCGTCGTGACCAACTGGCGCGACGGCTTTCACTGCAAAGATAACCGCGTCGGGCCGCTCATTGAAAACTGCTATTTCGAGGGCATGCTCGATGACAGCATTAATATTGCCAGCGATTTCATTGTCGCCGCCGAAGTGCTGGCAGAGAATAAATTCCGCTTCATCAACTGGCGCGAAGAGGTCACATGGAATGGCGATAATTGTGCCGTTCGTGAGGGGGATCGCTTTATGGTCTACTTTCGGCCGACTGCCGAAGTTAAGGGGCCTTACACCGTGGTGAAGATGGATGAGGAACACCCCGAAATCATCACGCTCGATCGGCCGCTTGAGGGGATTGAGAATCTCGTTACCGGGCGGACGCGCAGCGAAGTCGGCAAGGCCACGCAGTTTTTCAACCTCGATGTGGTGAACCGCGGTTTCATTGTCCGTAACAACACCTTCGATAAACAGCGTCGCCACCCCATGCTCGCCCGCGGGTACGATGGCCTGATTGAAGGGAATACCTTCCGCAACCTGTCGTACTCCGCGATCGAGATACACAACAGCGGCGTTGAGGGGCCTTTCTCGCAGGATATAACGATCCGTAACAACGACTTCTCGAACATTCATGGCAACATCATCGAACTCGAAACCAAGACCTCCATCGAGCCGATGCCGCTCATGAAAAACATTGTTTTGGAAGGCAACACCTTCGTCAGCAAGGTCGAGTCCCCGATCCATATCCGCAACGTGGAAAATGTAACCCTGCTCAACAATACGTTTAAAAACGAAGCCGGCGAGCCGCTCAAGAACCCCGTCTCAGCGCATCATGTGAAAGATTTGCGCATCGATTAG
- a CDS encoding right-handed parallel beta-helix repeat-containing protein codes for MKNNILMGCAMAALLAGCNSVPTGGDMDLKLADFGAVGDGKTDDIAALVKALDALGNAGPGATLHFEAGKVYKLGVRDDSVYQIDLQELKHVTVDGHGSMILVDPKQAYIRIRRCEGVTVKNLLLENDPLSYTQGEIMATNPEEGWFDIKLMDGYCEFPTDEELATVRPFWPWGAVLDPQERRIRPGMVDHVFTERFEKTGDRTVRLFTKENYKQHISNFRKGDVYFQPLYWNAVERLEGLGMHVSYDASANIIVSQSADCEIENVTMYSGRSAMTSRVEFNTGRITFDGFQVRHRPGFDDRVVTNWRDGMHCKDNRVGPLIENCYFEGMLDDSINIASDTIMVAEVLGENQFRFCNWRGLLTWHRDICAVREGDQFMAYFPPTGEVKGPYTVVKMDEEHPEIITLDQPIEGIVTGQVRAQIDGKATQFYNLNAVSRGFIVRNNTFDKQRRDAMRTRGYDGLIEGNTVRNLAAEGIYLSNEMGNFYEGPFPQNVTIRNNHFSNMHREIIKLQSKTATEPLPLMKNIVVEGNTFVSRVEKPVIIRNVENVTLRNNSFKNEAGEPLKNPVSMHHVKGLVEE; via the coding sequence ATGAAAAATAATATTTTAATGGGTTGTGCAATGGCTGCTCTGTTGGCGGGATGCAACTCGGTTCCAACGGGTGGAGATATGGATTTGAAGCTAGCCGACTTCGGCGCGGTGGGTGATGGCAAAACTGACGACATTGCCGCACTGGTGAAGGCTTTGGACGCACTGGGGAATGCAGGGCCGGGTGCGACGCTGCACTTTGAAGCGGGCAAGGTTTATAAGCTGGGAGTACGTGACGACAGCGTCTATCAGATCGATCTGCAGGAACTCAAGCATGTAACGGTCGATGGCCATGGTTCCATGATCCTCGTCGATCCGAAGCAGGCCTATATTCGCATCCGCCGCTGCGAAGGCGTGACGGTTAAAAATCTCTTGCTGGAAAACGATCCGCTCTCCTATACGCAGGGCGAAATTATGGCCACCAATCCTGAAGAAGGCTGGTTTGATATCAAGCTGATGGACGGCTACTGCGAATTTCCGACGGATGAAGAACTGGCCACGGTTCGCCCGTTCTGGCCGTGGGGGGCCGTGCTCGATCCGCAGGAGCGCCGCATCCGTCCGGGCATGGTGGATCATGTATTCACGGAACGTTTTGAGAAGACGGGCGACCGCACGGTGCGCTTGTTCACCAAAGAAAATTACAAGCAGCACATTTCCAACTTCCGGAAGGGCGATGTCTATTTTCAGCCGCTCTACTGGAACGCCGTTGAACGGCTGGAAGGCCTCGGCATGCACGTTTCCTATGATGCATCGGCCAACATTATCGTCAGCCAGAGCGCCGACTGCGAAATTGAAAACGTCACCATGTACAGCGGCCGCAGCGCCATGACCAGCCGGGTGGAGTTTAATACCGGCCGGATTACGTTTGACGGATTCCAGGTGCGCCACCGTCCGGGCTTCGACGATCGTGTGGTGACGAACTGGCGCGACGGCATGCACTGCAAGGATAACCGCGTCGGGCCGCTCATTGAAAACTGCTATTTCGAGGGCATGCTCGATGACAGCATCAATATTGCTTCCGACACCATCATGGTGGCCGAAGTGCTGGGAGAGAACCAATTCCGCTTCTGCAACTGGCGCGGGCTGCTGACGTGGCACCGCGATATCTGCGCCGTGCGCGAGGGCGACCAGTTCATGGCCTACTTCCCGCCGACCGGCGAGGTGAAGGGGCCGTACACCGTGGTTAAAATGGATGAGGAACATCCTGAAATCATCACGCTCGATCAGCCGATTGAGGGCATTGTGACCGGGCAGGTGCGCGCACAGATTGATGGCAAGGCGACGCAGTTCTACAACCTCAATGCGGTCAGCCGCGGCTTCATTGTCCGCAACAATACCTTCGATAAACAGCGGCGCGATGCCATGCGTACCCGCGGTTATGACGGGCTGATTGAAGGGAATACCGTCCGCAATCTGGCCGCCGAAGGGATCTACCTTTCCAACGAAATGGGCAACTTTTATGAAGGGCCGTTTCCGCAGAATGTAACGATCCGCAACAACCACTTTTCCAACATGCATCGCGAAATCATCAAGCTGCAGTCCAAAACCGCCACCGAGCCGCTACCGCTCATGAAAAACATTGTCGTCGAGGGCAACACCTTCGTCAGCAGGGTCGAGAAGCCGGTTATTATCCGTAACGTGGAAAACGTAACCCTGCGCAATAACTCCTTCAAAAACGAAGCCGGCGAACCGCTCAAAAATCCCGTGTCTATGCATCATGTGAAAGGGCTGGTCGAGGAGTAA
- a CDS encoding sulfatase family protein, with protein MRWHGGIVALLGLCAAAVAAERPNILLIMTDDMGIGQFAPMAEELAESDFDPKFVDYVQGLKKGKAYSGADALEAARKAMPTMSKLAEHGLVFERGFSSSSLCNPSRVGLASAMHPNRFGIYRNHDVVGVDEIVLPPERILMPHFKQAGYATAHIGKWHLSGHDKKMEAQLREKYRTFKGDKKQLNRLMEEAGFTGSVPDELHPLNNGFDYYYGYNYHQSRFIDAYNVWDGFKHAGRQTAYNTETFTGKALGFIDSARKQRKPFFINLHLHAMHGPLLPNPPEKYMEPFADAPELLKNFYGHLYAVDEGIRLIMEKLKANGQLRNTVIIFTSDNGGSVSDMSTLPGNAPHRGQKGQYTLGGVRVPLMIFWPERIQKGRRTQELASLLDLMPTAMDAAGIPVPDGLDGRSLLPLIDGAAKGPHDQLVWFGLHSRLWGFEKFMTHYSGNGQQGQLKEREPGACLVVSDDWALRFTGELQSQVYTDFPDGHAAGIELYSMKNDLGEKNNVASQYPEVVEQLKTKAARFGRDLPAPNIWEKSRWEELIHGVQP; from the coding sequence ATGAGATGGCATGGCGGTATAGTTGCTTTGTTGGGGTTGTGCGCTGCGGCGGTTGCTGCCGAACGACCGAACATATTGCTGATCATGACGGACGATATGGGCATCGGACAGTTTGCGCCGATGGCCGAAGAGCTGGCGGAAAGCGACTTTGATCCAAAGTTTGTTGACTACGTCCAGGGCCTGAAAAAAGGCAAGGCCTATTCAGGTGCCGACGCGCTGGAGGCGGCGCGCAAGGCGATGCCGACGATGTCGAAGCTGGCCGAGCACGGGCTGGTTTTCGAACGCGGCTTTTCCTCCAGTTCGCTGTGCAATCCTTCGCGGGTGGGTTTGGCGAGCGCGATGCATCCCAACCGCTTCGGCATTTATCGGAACCACGATGTGGTGGGCGTCGATGAAATCGTTTTGCCGCCGGAACGGATTCTGATGCCGCATTTCAAGCAGGCGGGCTATGCCACTGCGCACATCGGAAAATGGCACTTGAGTGGGCACGATAAAAAAATGGAGGCTCAGCTCCGGGAAAAATACCGCACGTTCAAGGGGGATAAAAAACAGTTGAACCGACTCATGGAAGAAGCGGGGTTCACCGGCTCGGTACCGGATGAACTGCATCCGCTGAACAACGGGTTCGACTATTACTATGGGTACAACTATCACCAGTCCCGCTTTATTGATGCCTATAATGTCTGGGATGGGTTTAAGCATGCGGGACGTCAGACAGCCTATAATACCGAGACTTTCACTGGAAAGGCGCTGGGTTTCATCGATTCAGCAAGGAAGCAGAGGAAGCCGTTCTTTATCAACCTACACCTGCATGCGATGCATGGGCCGCTGTTGCCGAATCCGCCGGAAAAATACATGGAGCCCTTCGCGGATGCGCCGGAGCTCCTGAAAAATTTCTATGGTCACCTGTATGCCGTGGATGAAGGCATTCGGCTCATCATGGAAAAATTGAAGGCCAATGGACAGCTCCGCAACACGGTCATCATTTTCACCTCCGACAACGGGGGTTCGGTTTCGGACATGAGCACACTGCCGGGCAATGCACCCCATCGGGGTCAGAAGGGGCAATACACCCTGGGCGGGGTGCGTGTGCCGTTGATGATTTTTTGGCCGGAACGGATCCAGAAGGGGCGTCGCACACAGGAACTGGCTTCCCTGCTCGATCTGATGCCGACGGCAATGGATGCGGCCGGGATCCCGGTTCCCGATGGACTCGACGGGCGGTCTCTGCTGCCGCTGATCGACGGTGCCGCCAAGGGGCCGCATGATCAGCTGGTCTGGTTTGGTCTTCATTCGCGGCTGTGGGGTTTTGAAAAGTTCATGACACACTACAGCGGTAACGGGCAGCAGGGACAGCTGAAGGAGAGAGAGCCCGGGGCCTGCCTGGTGGTCAGTGATGATTGGGCGCTGCGTTTTACCGGAGAACTGCAATCGCAGGTTTATACGGATTTTCCGGACGGACACGCCGCCGGCATTGAACTCTATTCCATGAAAAATGATCTGGGCGAAAAGAACAACGTGGCGTCGCAGTATCCCGAGGTGGTCGAGCAACTGAAGACTAAAGCGGCCCGCTTTGGGCGCGACCTGCCAGCCCCGAACATCTGGGAAAAATCCCGATGGGAAGAGTTGATTCACGGGGTTCAGCCCTGA
- a CDS encoding sulfatase family protein, with translation MKKKEALCLAALLLTGLTVAEQKMSGGRPAGTAPNLLLIVTDDESWFEHDIYGHSNLKTPHFNRLAEEGVLFTHGYTSAPSCGPSRAAILAGRNIWELEQGAFMLSYFPKKFTSMMDLLEANGYQAAHSGKRWGPGLYPLEGQHMTGKGVYDHKTKDRENRMYMSPFNVPDNFEAFLGDRDEDKPFVFWAGIEEPHAPWANQEEATRLLKEEFGVDADKINTEPGNNPHRHPLGFYYEILHADQQVGQMLASLEKRGMLENTLVLYIGDNGSDSDPGGIMEDKARAAGTEMSPLRLKGKNTAYDAGCHVPMALMWKGSVPPGRVVEDFVKSTDIAPTFLEAAGVAVPSFMTGKSFLDVVKSDKSGWIDPERDWVMTASEWHTHPRTSRTIRDKRFEYIVQYPNADRTERVEELYDLQNDMWEYKNLIDDPEYAAVLERLRTRMDAYGRATADPRSTGEMELFEETLQVQDLLIPEWNKGLEIRQRAAGKPYSELKKYLGVE, from the coding sequence ATGAAAAAAAAAGAAGCGCTATGTCTTGCAGCCCTTTTGCTGACGGGGTTGACCGTCGCGGAACAAAAGATGTCCGGAGGCCGCCCGGCTGGGACTGCTCCCAACCTGCTGCTGATTGTCACGGACGACGAGAGCTGGTTTGAGCACGATATCTACGGGCACTCCAATTTGAAGACACCGCACTTCAACCGGTTGGCCGAAGAAGGGGTACTCTTTACGCACGGCTACACCAGTGCGCCCTCCTGCGGGCCGTCGCGTGCTGCGATCCTCGCCGGTCGCAATATATGGGAACTGGAGCAGGGCGCGTTCATGCTGTCCTATTTCCCGAAAAAGTTTACCTCGATGATGGATCTTTTGGAGGCCAACGGGTATCAGGCGGCGCACTCCGGCAAGCGTTGGGGGCCGGGCCTCTATCCGCTGGAAGGACAGCACATGACCGGAAAGGGCGTGTACGATCATAAGACCAAGGATCGTGAAAATCGCATGTACATGAGTCCTTTTAATGTGCCGGATAATTTTGAGGCCTTTCTCGGTGATCGCGATGAAGACAAACCCTTCGTCTTCTGGGCAGGCATTGAAGAGCCGCATGCCCCCTGGGCGAATCAGGAGGAGGCGACAAGGCTGCTGAAAGAGGAGTTTGGTGTCGATGCCGACAAGATTAACACGGAACCGGGGAATAATCCGCATCGCCATCCGCTCGGTTTCTACTATGAAATCCTGCATGCCGATCAGCAGGTCGGACAGATGCTGGCTTCCCTTGAAAAACGGGGCATGCTGGAAAATACGCTGGTGCTTTACATTGGTGACAATGGGTCGGACAGTGATCCCGGGGGAATTATGGAGGATAAGGCCCGGGCGGCCGGCACCGAAATGAGCCCGCTTCGTTTGAAAGGAAAAAACACGGCGTATGATGCGGGATGCCACGTGCCGATGGCGTTGATGTGGAAAGGTTCGGTACCGCCCGGTCGTGTGGTTGAGGATTTCGTTAAATCCACGGATATCGCGCCGACCTTTTTGGAGGCTGCCGGTGTGGCGGTTCCGTCGTTCATGACCGGCAAAAGTTTCCTCGACGTGGTGAAGTCCGACAAGTCGGGCTGGATTGATCCGGAACGCGATTGGGTGATGACCGCCAGCGAGTGGCATACGCATCCGCGCACAAGCCGCACGATCCGCGATAAGCGCTTTGAATATATTGTTCAATATCCCAATGCAGACCGCACGGAGCGGGTTGAAGAGCTCTATGACCTGCAGAACGATATGTGGGAATACAAAAACCTAATCGATGATCCCGAATACGCCGCGGTTCTGGAGCGGCTAAGGACTCGTATGGATGCATACGGTCGTGCGACCGCCGACCCGCGTTCTACCGGCGAGATGGAACTTTTTGAAGAAACGCTGCAGGTGCAGGATCTGCTGATTCCGGAGTGGAACAAAGGGCTGGAAATCCGCCAGCGCGCCGCCGGCAAACCTTACAGCGAATTGAAAAAATATCTGGGTGTTGAATAG
- a CDS encoding right-handed parallel beta-helix repeat-containing protein, giving the protein MSFWASVIVAGLCLVASAGSGRPFHVADFGAVGDGVTDDGPAVRKAVEAAVAAGYGSSVVFDEKSYRLDRFRGGAQINLDGVSGIALEGNGAQIINNPYNAFLNISSCSRIMMRDFSFDCAPLAYTQGTITRVDHREGSFLLQLHDGYDNPLQVGEKMRRKIWDEIGFLIHPDERKLKRGGPDHFTIVNITEESGEAGLLRIQLRGRTCQNIEVGDRFVFALNYAGGAASISVSSSSDILLENYAFHGTKYGMTHSFGGNKGRVYVKGAKITFKPDSDRLISTIKDGFHCKHNAVGPIIEGCHIEGMMDDSINVSVCPYWVIEDLGSKRYLIGGGAPAEGDVLMAYTPKSGTIVNDLKVRSVEPHPHIKGIVGGRGFSVITLNKPIPELGLFDRNRTYSKPGLFPGGQDKMVLTGLYNMDQCGKDYIVRNNYFGPQRRFSLLARCNGGLFEGNTVEGGAGVQLNNEVGSFYEGPFPGDTIIRNNIMRNVNRHSFRVYTNGRGAFAEDITIENNTITDGEGPEIMLENIVGGAVRDNTIRRATASDVPAIQIGESKDMRVDGNTFSSSMKRDSAIQLTKCESVSGSRNKFE; this is encoded by the coding sequence ATGAGTTTTTGGGCAAGTGTAATTGTTGCAGGACTTTGCCTGGTTGCGTCGGCAGGGAGTGGGCGACCCTTCCATGTGGCGGATTTCGGCGCGGTGGGCGACGGGGTAACCGATGATGGACCGGCGGTTCGAAAAGCCGTGGAGGCCGCTGTTGCCGCCGGCTACGGCAGCTCCGTGGTCTTCGATGAAAAAAGCTACCGGCTTGATCGTTTCCGCGGGGGGGCTCAGATCAACCTGGACGGCGTGTCGGGTATTGCGTTGGAAGGGAATGGCGCACAGATCATCAATAATCCATACAACGCGTTCCTTAACATTTCGAGCTGCTCCAGGATTATGATGCGCGACTTTTCGTTTGATTGTGCGCCGTTGGCCTATACCCAGGGAACCATAACCCGCGTTGACCACCGTGAAGGTTCATTCCTACTGCAGCTTCACGACGGCTATGACAATCCGCTTCAAGTGGGCGAAAAAATGAGGCGAAAGATATGGGATGAGATTGGCTTTCTGATTCACCCGGACGAACGGAAACTCAAGCGGGGCGGGCCGGATCATTTCACAATAGTGAACATCACGGAGGAGAGTGGTGAAGCGGGACTCCTACGTATTCAATTAAGGGGGCGAACCTGCCAAAATATAGAGGTGGGCGATCGGTTCGTGTTTGCCCTCAACTATGCGGGTGGGGCGGCCAGTATTTCGGTCAGCTCCAGCAGTGACATCCTTTTGGAGAATTACGCGTTTCATGGCACCAAATACGGCATGACCCACTCCTTTGGCGGAAATAAAGGGCGGGTCTATGTCAAAGGGGCGAAAATCACGTTCAAGCCGGATTCCGATCGACTGATCAGTACGATCAAGGACGGTTTCCACTGCAAGCATAACGCGGTGGGGCCGATTATCGAGGGGTGTCATATAGAGGGTATGATGGATGACTCGATCAATGTTTCCGTCTGTCCGTATTGGGTGATCGAGGATCTCGGGAGCAAGCGGTATTTGATCGGAGGCGGGGCCCCCGCAGAGGGCGATGTATTGATGGCCTACACCCCGAAGTCCGGCACGATTGTCAATGATCTAAAGGTGCGTTCGGTGGAACCTCATCCGCATATAAAAGGAATCGTCGGGGGACGGGGCTTCTCGGTGATTACGCTGAATAAACCCATTCCGGAGCTTGGGTTGTTCGACCGGAATCGCACCTATTCCAAACCGGGGCTGTTTCCCGGCGGGCAGGATAAGATGGTGCTTACCGGGCTCTATAATATGGATCAATGCGGGAAGGACTATATTGTGCGGAACAACTATTTCGGTCCCCAGCGGCGCTTTTCGCTGTTGGCGAGATGCAATGGTGGACTCTTCGAAGGCAACACCGTGGAGGGTGGAGCCGGGGTCCAGTTGAATAATGAGGTCGGCTCATTTTATGAAGGGCCCTTTCCTGGTGATACCATCATCCGCAACAACATCATGCGCAATGTCAATAGGCACTCCTTCAGAGTCTATACCAATGGGCGCGGTGCCTTTGCCGAAGATATCACGATCGAGAATAATACGATCACCGATGGAGAGGGGCCGGAAATTATGTTGGAGAACATTGTTGGTGGAGCAGTCCGCGATAACACGATCCGGCGTGCAACGGCCTCCGACGTTCCGGCGATCCAGATCGGGGAAAGTAAAGACATGCGGGTAGACGGGAATACCTTTTCGAGCAGCATGAAACGGGATTCTGCGATTCAACTGACGAAATGTGAAAGCGTATCGGGATCGCGAAACAAATTTGAATAG
- a CDS encoding MFS transporter, with product MGVATIFQKLKTRDLWGYALGEGATSITMNGVNNFALLFYTQIMGMSPELAGAAFAATTLYDAITDPVMGTISDRTNSRFGRRHPYMLIGGLLLAMLFFFVWFVPETFQGEKTLFWYLLILNILIKTAFTVFVVPHTALGFEMCRTDEDRARVQGVRYGFNMIINIIFGGLGWMLFFPNKVSDDGTVIDGTKVLGNYLTMGSVLTVSAALLVVLCVYATYKFAEKGLVKDDSLSAGDHVKAFVHDLKDVYTDKLVWFVFGFFGLAQFSMMVVSQVQMFTYVEYMEFSAPEKTFVHTGGMVGFMLGAFLLGGLVKRLDKKKTGYAAMTMGSFGCLALLAIFTGGLMAPKSVPLFMTGDEAFHLSSVVFGLFQTMWWAGCGIIVPLATAMIADLSLVKRLKTGEVTEGRYAAGFSFFLKMASALGLFVTGYILKGVGYVSGAETQSADTLDKLALMTFIVGPILMLFSFFVLRKYPITHQVMANLRAKYGQEEQ from the coding sequence ATGGGTGTTGCAACGATATTTCAAAAACTAAAAACGCGCGATCTGTGGGGCTATGCTTTGGGGGAGGGGGCAACCTCGATAACGATGAACGGCGTTAACAATTTTGCGTTGCTGTTCTATACGCAGATTATGGGGATGAGCCCGGAGTTGGCCGGAGCCGCATTTGCTGCCACAACCCTTTACGATGCGATTACCGATCCCGTGATGGGCACCATTTCCGATCGCACGAACAGTCGGTTTGGGCGACGGCACCCCTACATGCTGATTGGCGGACTCCTTCTTGCCATGCTGTTTTTCTTTGTCTGGTTTGTTCCTGAAACGTTTCAGGGTGAAAAGACGCTCTTCTGGTACCTTCTGATCCTCAATATCCTGATTAAAACGGCTTTTACTGTTTTTGTCGTTCCCCATACTGCACTCGGATTTGAGATGTGCAGAACCGATGAAGATCGAGCCCGGGTACAGGGTGTTCGCTACGGGTTTAATATGATCATCAACATCATCTTCGGCGGTTTGGGCTGGATGCTGTTTTTCCCGAACAAGGTAAGTGATGATGGGACCGTGATTGATGGGACCAAGGTATTGGGAAATTATCTTACGATGGGATCGGTATTAACGGTCAGTGCGGCCCTGTTGGTTGTGCTCTGTGTGTATGCCACCTATAAGTTTGCGGAAAAGGGGCTGGTCAAAGATGACTCGCTAAGCGCTGGAGATCATGTAAAGGCCTTTGTTCATGACCTGAAAGATGTTTATACCGACAAACTGGTCTGGTTTGTCTTCGGATTTTTCGGGCTGGCGCAGTTTTCGATGATGGTGGTTTCGCAGGTACAGATGTTCACCTATGTGGAATACATGGAATTTTCCGCTCCGGAAAAAACCTTTGTGCACACCGGCGGCATGGTTGGATTTATGCTGGGCGCCTTCCTGCTCGGCGGTTTGGTAAAACGGCTGGACAAAAAGAAGACCGGTTATGCGGCCATGACCATGGGATCATTCGGTTGTCTGGCGCTGCTGGCGATCTTTACTGGCGGACTGATGGCGCCGAAGTCTGTTCCTTTGTTTATGACCGGGGATGAGGCGTTTCATCTTTCAAGCGTGGTGTTCGGCCTATTTCAGACCATGTGGTGGGCCGGGTGCGGCATTATTGTTCCGCTGGCTACGGCCATGATTGCCGACCTGTCGCTCGTGAAAAGATTGAAAACCGGTGAAGTAACCGAAGGCCGCTATGCTGCCGGCTTCTCCTTTTTCCTCAAAATGGCCAGTGCATTGGGTCTGTTTGTGACTGGCTACATTCTCAAGGGCGTCGGCTATGTCTCCGGCGCAGAGACTCAGAGTGCCGATACGCTCGATAAGCTGGCGCTGATGACCTTTATCGTCGGCCCCATCCTGATGCTTTTCTCGTTCTTCGTGTTACGGAAATATCCGATCACCCATCAGGTTATGGCCAATCTGCGTGCAAAATACGGTCAGGAAGAGCAATAA
- a CDS encoding LuxR C-terminal-related transcriptional regulator → MLTQSDDYHHVIQALQNGAAGYVLKSSELDDIERTIMAVHQGGLVIDPSLSRVVLSSLLPGNNPSEKALLSPREIEVLSAFADGLTKKEAATKLDISYHTVDQFTRRILEKLAVPSAGAAIATAVRKGLI, encoded by the coding sequence ATGCTGACGCAGAGCGACGACTATCATCACGTCATTCAGGCTTTACAGAACGGGGCTGCGGGCTATGTGTTGAAGAGTTCCGAACTGGACGATATTGAACGCACCATTATGGCGGTTCATCAGGGCGGCCTTGTTATTGACCCATCCCTTTCACGCGTCGTGCTGTCCTCGTTGCTGCCGGGCAACAATCCGTCAGAAAAAGCGTTGTTGAGTCCTCGGGAAATTGAAGTGCTTAGCGCATTTGCAGACGGGTTGACCAAAAAGGAAGCCGCGACCAAGTTGGACATCAGCTACCATACTGTGGATCAGTTCACGCGGCGCATTCTCGAAAAACTCGCCGTGCCCAGCGCCGGCGCCGCCATCGCCACGGCCGTCCGTAAGGGCCTGATTTAA